A genomic segment from Nicotiana sylvestris chromosome 1, ASM39365v2, whole genome shotgun sequence encodes:
- the LOC138871643 gene encoding uncharacterized protein, which yields MIESHKFFDIIKLSEMIEEGIKSSMVTNFEALQATNKALQSGGVSKKMDVVALYERLKTVGYVTPIPAATPENPSQWVNPNKSYAHHSGMKGHTINECRYLKDKIQSLIDNKIIMAKEPALNVHNNLLPDHKGGGVHMIEIEDEWYPEGSIGLIAEGDDPKKPIVTLNPIIVKIQPFGDVEENMSVPLEFEATSSIKTPVPIEVEFVSPTNALTSFEVAVLLPKAVPWDYTADARRKGKVRFEETVVAQGMMRTGRVYTPEHLAESSKLASNRPPLIETGPDDLWRKIQSKEYSVIDQLNKTLAQISILSLLQNSEAHKNALLKVLTEACVPSNITGREMANMVGQVLESHKITFHEDELPPEGLGHNKALHITVQCEDYFITRILIDGGSSLNICPLVTLKKLGKVLNEIKDGAINVKTFDGSQRSTIGEISLCLQMGPTWLDFDFQVIDVPASYNLLLGRRWIHVVGAVASTLHQAVKFEWNHQEVIIHGDMSNPIYSRQTILAIEGRRKLGGETYHHIERTFQQAHIFYGSEEEETLTAVKNLFLEDNDMDYCVVLEEEGRKAIP from the exons atgattgagagccacaaattttttGATATTATCAAGCTAAGTGAAATgattgaagagggcatcaaaagcagtatggttacaaacttcgaggccttgcaagctacaaataaggccttacagtccggtggtgtgtccaagaaaatgGATGTGGTGgct ttgtacgagagactcaaaacTGTTGGTTATGTTACCcctatccctgctgcaacccctgagaacccttcccagtgggttaacccaaacaaatcttaTGCccaccactccggcatgaaggggcacACTATCAATGAATGTCGTtatttgaaagataagatccagtcTTTGATAGATAACAAGATTATTATGGCAAAAGAACCCGCTCTGAATGTCCACAATAACCtcctgccagaccataagggtggaggcgttcacatgattgaaatagaggatgagtggtatcccgagggatcaatcgggttaaTTGCGGAAGgagatgacccaaagaagccaatagttactcttaatccgatcATAGTCAAAATTCAACCATTTGGGGACGTTGAGGAAAATATGTCTGTGCCGCTTGAATTTGAAGCAACGTCATCCATTAAGACACCAgtgccaattgaggttgaattcgtgtctccgacAAATGCACTCACATCGTTTGAAGTTGCAGTCTTGCtgcccaag gctgtaccctgggactatacagctgatgcaaggaggaaaggcaaggtcaggttcgaagagactgttgTTGCACAGGGTATGATGAGAACTGGTAGGGTTTACACCCCGGAACACCTAGCCGAGTCAAGCAAGctggcctccaatcggccacccctcattgagacaggtccggacgatctttggaggaagatacagtccaaggaatattcggtcatcgaccagttaaacaagacactAGCACAaatctccattctctctttgctgcaaaattctgaggcacacaagaatgctctgttaaaggtgctaacTGAGGCAtgcgtaccaagcaacatcactggcagagaaatggctaacatggtaggacaagtattggagagccataagatcacttttcatgaggacgagctaccacctgaagggttgggacacaacaaagcactacacatcactgtgcaatgtgaGGACTACTTCATTACCAGGATCCTGATCGACGGGGGTTCcagtctcaatatttgtccactggtaacactcaagaagttgggtaaggtACTGAACGAGATAAAGGACGGAGCCATCAATGTGAAAACTTTCGATGGttctcaaaggtccaccattggggagattagtctatgcttgcaaatggggccaacatgGTTAGACtttgatttccaggtgatagacgtgccagcatcttacaatctgctgttgggtcGGCGATGGATCCATGTCGTTGGGGCCGTAGCATCGacactacatcaggcagtaaaattcgaatggaatcatcaagaggtgatcattcacggcgacatgagcaaccctatatacagtcgccagaccattctaGCAATCGAAGGgagaaggaagctaggtggagagacttaccatcatattgaacgg actttccaacaggctCACATTttttatgggtcagaagaagaagaaacgcttacggcggtgaagaacttgttcctagaagacaatgacatggactattgtgttgttctcgaggaggaggggaggaaggccattccataa